The proteins below are encoded in one region of Bacillus vallismortis:
- a CDS encoding MFS transporter: MELQQDMMSQKKTIGALDHAVFLCMVFCLWFSGYIYVPVFSLYLEDLHFSYGAIGIILGSYGVTQILLRFPLGLLSDILFSIRKQLLICGFGFSVLSSLLFLLFDSFFFVLAARLFAGITASMWVMATILYAQYFNSENASKAMGMMQFFTVMPQFASIVFCGLAAARLGRQVPFWMALAASAIGLVICCFIKDPSAAPANRDTIRVPQSIKDTLRLPKLKLFTILSMTAHAVLFMTVFGFTPLYIHQLGMGDAELLWVMSAFFLPHAAATLSVVFLRMTSRTAYSVLLSSFAVTGACLLFVPFSATLFTICITHACIGLALGFVFPLLLSRVVDISSARLKMSAMGFYQSFYALGIFLGPLLAGKIAQLFGLAGVFYGAGALAFAAFLVMFAQKRGMSN; the protein is encoded by the coding sequence ATGGAATTACAGCAGGACATGATGTCTCAGAAAAAAACAATCGGCGCTTTAGATCACGCCGTTTTTTTATGCATGGTATTTTGTTTATGGTTTTCAGGCTATATTTACGTGCCTGTTTTCAGCCTGTATTTGGAGGACCTGCACTTTTCATACGGCGCCATCGGCATCATTCTCGGCAGCTACGGGGTGACGCAAATCCTTCTTCGATTTCCGCTCGGTTTGCTGTCAGACATCCTGTTTTCTATACGCAAGCAATTGTTAATCTGCGGGTTTGGTTTTTCCGTCCTCAGCAGCCTGCTTTTTCTGCTGTTTGATTCTTTCTTCTTCGTGCTGGCCGCACGGTTGTTTGCGGGAATCACCGCCTCTATGTGGGTCATGGCGACCATTTTATACGCGCAGTATTTCAACAGCGAAAACGCCTCAAAAGCAATGGGCATGATGCAGTTTTTCACTGTCATGCCTCAGTTCGCCAGCATTGTGTTCTGCGGGCTTGCGGCAGCCCGCTTAGGCAGGCAGGTTCCGTTTTGGATGGCGCTGGCGGCCTCGGCCATCGGCTTGGTGATCTGCTGCTTTATTAAAGACCCTTCGGCTGCTCCAGCGAATCGCGACACAATCCGTGTGCCGCAATCCATCAAAGACACATTGCGGCTGCCGAAGCTCAAGCTTTTCACCATCCTGTCTATGACCGCCCACGCGGTGTTATTTATGACCGTGTTTGGTTTTACACCGCTTTACATTCATCAGCTCGGAATGGGTGACGCGGAGCTGCTTTGGGTGATGAGCGCCTTTTTCCTCCCTCATGCAGCCGCCACATTAAGCGTTGTATTTCTGCGCATGACAAGCCGAACCGCTTACTCCGTGCTGCTCTCAAGTTTTGCTGTGACCGGAGCCTGTTTGCTATTCGTTCCGTTTTCAGCTACGTTGTTCACGATTTGCATCACGCATGCCTGCATCGGGCTGGCGCTCGGTTTCGTGTTTCCTCTGCTGCTCAGCCGAGTCGTCGATATCAGTTCGGCCCGTTTAAAAATGTCGGCCATGGGATTTTATCAATCATTTTATGCGCTAGGCATCTTCCTCGGGCCCCTTCTTGCCGGAAAAATCGCACAGCTTTTCGGGCTTGCGGGAGTTTTTTATGGAGCCGGGGCGCTGGCATTTGCCGCCTTTCTTGTGATGTTTGCGCAAAAGCGTGGCATGAGCAATTAA
- the yxlE gene encoding sigma Y negative regulator YxlE encodes MNISWEMILPLIGLQVVLAVFALICCIKEERTNGPKWIWAAVIVCINIIGPILFFTVGRKQR; translated from the coding sequence ATGAATATTTCTTGGGAAATGATTTTGCCGCTGATTGGATTGCAGGTTGTACTGGCTGTATTCGCTCTTATTTGCTGTATAAAGGAAGAGCGGACAAACGGGCCAAAGTGGATATGGGCAGCGGTCATTGTGTGTATCAATATCATCGGGCCGATTTTATTTTTTACCGTCGGCAGAAAGCAAAGGTGA
- a CDS encoding NAD(P)H-hydrate dehydratase, whose amino-acid sequence MKIPIWTEEHVRASLPEREAESHKGTYGTALLLAGSDDMPGATLLAGLGAMRSGLGKLVIGTSENVIPLIVPVLPEATYWRNGWEKAADAQLEETYRAIAIGPGLPQTESVQQAVDHVLAADCPVILDAGALAKRTYPKRKAPTILTPHPGEFSRMTGVPVKELQNKRAEYAKEWAAQLQAVIVLKGNQTMIAFPDGDCWCNQTGNGALAKGGTGDTLTGMILGMLCCHENPKHAILNAVYLHGACAELWTDEHSAHTLLAHELSDVLPRVWKRFE is encoded by the coding sequence ATGAAGATTCCAATTTGGACGGAGGAGCATGTGAGGGCCTCGCTTCCTGAAAGAGAGGCGGAGAGCCATAAAGGCACGTACGGTACCGCATTGCTTCTGGCGGGAAGCGACGATATGCCGGGCGCAACGCTTCTGGCGGGGCTTGGGGCTATGCGGAGCGGTCTCGGAAAGCTTGTCATCGGCACGTCGGAAAACGTGATCCCGCTGATCGTTCCTGTTCTGCCCGAGGCGACCTATTGGCGTAATGGCTGGGAAAAAGCGGCGGACGCTCAGCTTGAAGAGACGTACCGGGCCATTGCCATCGGTCCGGGTCTTCCGCAAACCGAAAGCGTGCAGCAGGCAGTTGATCATGTGCTTGCGGCGGATTGCCCTGTTATTTTGGATGCCGGAGCGCTGGCCAAGCGCACGTATCCGAAACGGAAGGCGCCCACCATCCTCACGCCGCACCCGGGCGAGTTTTCCCGCATGACAGGGGTGCCTGTAAAAGAGCTGCAAAACAAAAGAGCCGAATATGCAAAGGAATGGGCGGCTCAGCTGCAGGCTGTCATTGTGTTAAAAGGAAATCAAACCATGATCGCGTTTCCCGATGGCGACTGCTGGTGCAACCAAACTGGAAACGGGGCGCTCGCCAAGGGCGGCACCGGTGACACGCTGACAGGCATGATATTGGGCATGCTCTGCTGTCATGAAAACCCGAAACATGCGATATTAAACGCGGTCTATTTGCACGGTGCGTGCGCCGAGCTCTGGACCGACGAGCACTCCGCCCATACCCTGCTCGCTCACGAGCTTTCGGATGTATTGCCTCGCGTGTGGAAACGGTTTGAATAA
- the cydC gene encoding thiol reductant ABC exporter subunit CydC yields the protein MKKEEWILPYIKQNARLFVLVILLGAVTIFSAAFLMFTSGFLISKAATRPENILLIYVPIVAVRTFGIARSVSRYVERLVGHHIILKIVSDMRVRLYNMLEPGALMLRSRFRTGDMLGILSEDIEHLQDAFLKTIFPAISALLLYAVSVIALGFFSWPFAVLLGLYLFVLVVLFPVVSLLVTRAKNAKLKSGRNVLYSRLTDAVMGVSDWMFSGRLHEFVDSYEKEELAWFELERNKHRFIRWRDFAAQCLVAGLILLMLFWTAGQHADGELANTMIAAFVLVVFPLTEAFLPLSDALGEVPGYQDSIRRMNKVAPQPEASQTETAAETLDLQDVTLSFRDVAFSYDNTSHVLHDFSFTLRQGEKMALLGRSGSGKSTSLALIEGALKPDSGSVTLNGVKTVLVKDQIADAVAVLNQKPHLFDTSILNNIRLGNGDASDEDVRRAAKQVKLHDYIESLPDGYHTSVQETGIRFSGGERQRIALARILLQDTPIIILDEPTVGLDPITERELMDTVFDVLKGKTILWITHHLAGVEAADKIVFLENGKTEMEGTHEELLAANERYRRLYHLDVPVK from the coding sequence ATGAAGAAAGAAGAATGGATTCTGCCATATATCAAGCAAAATGCCCGTCTGTTCGTTCTGGTTATCCTTTTGGGCGCGGTGACAATTTTTTCTGCTGCTTTTCTCATGTTCACCTCAGGGTTTTTGATCTCAAAGGCGGCGACAAGACCGGAAAACATCCTGCTCATTTATGTGCCGATTGTCGCTGTCCGCACCTTTGGGATTGCACGGTCTGTGTCACGATATGTGGAACGCCTCGTCGGGCATCATATCATTTTGAAAATCGTGTCCGACATGCGTGTCCGCCTGTACAACATGCTTGAACCGGGTGCTTTGATGCTGCGTTCCCGTTTTCGCACGGGGGATATGCTCGGCATTTTGTCTGAGGACATTGAACATTTGCAGGATGCCTTCTTAAAAACGATTTTTCCTGCGATCTCAGCCTTGCTCCTGTACGCTGTTTCAGTGATTGCACTCGGGTTCTTTTCTTGGCCGTTTGCCGTATTGCTTGGGCTTTACTTGTTTGTTCTCGTTGTGCTGTTTCCAGTTGTGTCTTTGCTCGTGACAAGAGCGAAGAATGCAAAGCTGAAAAGCGGGAGGAACGTGCTGTACAGCCGACTGACAGATGCCGTGATGGGTGTCAGCGACTGGATGTTCAGCGGCCGCCTGCATGAGTTTGTTGACTCCTATGAAAAAGAAGAACTTGCTTGGTTTGAGCTTGAACGGAACAAACACCGCTTTATAAGATGGCGGGACTTTGCCGCACAATGCCTTGTCGCCGGCCTTATTTTGCTGATGCTGTTTTGGACGGCTGGGCAGCATGCGGACGGCGAACTCGCCAACACGATGATCGCAGCTTTTGTGCTTGTGGTGTTCCCGCTGACAGAAGCCTTTTTGCCGCTGTCCGATGCCTTGGGAGAAGTGCCCGGCTATCAGGATTCCATCAGACGCATGAACAAGGTGGCCCCTCAGCCGGAGGCGTCACAAACAGAAACTGCGGCTGAAACACTCGATCTCCAAGATGTCACACTGTCCTTTCGTGATGTGGCGTTTTCGTATGACAACACCAGCCACGTGCTGCACGACTTTTCTTTTACACTGCGCCAAGGAGAAAAAATGGCGCTGCTCGGCCGAAGCGGGTCTGGGAAATCAACGTCGCTCGCATTAATCGAGGGCGCCTTGAAGCCGGATTCAGGATCTGTAACGTTAAACGGAGTGAAGACTGTGTTGGTAAAGGATCAAATTGCCGATGCGGTAGCTGTGTTAAACCAAAAACCGCACCTCTTTGATACAAGCATTCTAAACAACATCAGGCTTGGAAATGGAGACGCAAGCGACGAGGATGTGCGCCGCGCCGCAAAGCAGGTAAAGCTCCATGATTATATTGAGTCACTCCCTGACGGATATCATACCTCTGTTCAGGAAACCGGCATCCGCTTTTCCGGAGGGGAGCGCCAGCGGATTGCGCTCGCCCGCATTTTGCTTCAGGATACGCCGATCATTATTCTCGATGAGCCGACAGTCGGCCTTGATCCTATTACAGAGCGTGAACTAATGGATACGGTGTTTGACGTGCTGAAAGGAAAAACAATCTTATGGATTACGCACCACCTCGCCGGAGTGGAAGCGGCCGATAAAATCGTGTTTCTTGAAAACGGAAAAACAGAAATGGAAGGAACACACGAAGAACTGCTGGCGGCAAACGAACGGTATCGCCGCCTGTACCATCTTGATGTTCCTGTAAAATAG
- a CDS encoding ABC transporter ATP-binding protein: protein MLSIESLCKSYRHHPAVKNVSFHVNKNECVALLGPNGAGKTTTLHMLAGLLSPTSGTIKLLGEKKPDRRLIGYLPQYPAFYSWMTANECLTFAGRLSGLTKKKCREEVGGMLEFVGLQESAHKRIGGYSGGMKQRLGLAQALLHQPKLLILDEPVSALDPAGRFEVLDMMRELKKHMAVLFSTHVLHDAEQVCDQVVIMKSGEVSWKGELQQLKKLHQTNVFTLSVKENLKGWLEDKPYVSAIVYINPSQAVFELPGIHAGRALLSDCIRAGLTVTHFEQKTESLEDVYLQVVHA, encoded by the coding sequence ATGCTGTCTATCGAGTCATTATGCAAATCGTATCGGCACCATCCAGCTGTAAAGAATGTCAGTTTTCATGTGAATAAAAACGAATGTGTCGCACTATTAGGCCCTAATGGTGCAGGTAAAACCACAACGCTCCACATGCTGGCCGGGCTGCTTTCACCAACCTCCGGCACCATAAAACTGTTAGGGGAGAAAAAGCCGGATCGGCGTTTGATCGGATACCTTCCGCAGTACCCAGCCTTTTATTCGTGGATGACCGCAAACGAATGTTTAACCTTTGCCGGGAGACTGTCCGGCCTCACGAAGAAAAAATGCCGAGAGGAAGTCGGCGGGATGCTTGAATTTGTCGGCTTGCAGGAATCGGCACACAAAAGAATCGGCGGTTATTCAGGCGGCATGAAGCAAAGACTCGGTCTGGCACAGGCGCTGCTCCATCAACCGAAGCTTTTGATACTGGATGAACCGGTGTCCGCTCTAGATCCGGCAGGGCGGTTCGAGGTGCTGGATATGATGCGGGAGCTGAAGAAGCACATGGCTGTCCTGTTTTCCACACACGTTTTGCACGATGCGGAGCAGGTGTGTGATCAGGTGGTCATCATGAAAAGCGGGGAGGTTTCTTGGAAAGGCGAGTTACAACAGTTGAAAAAACTGCATCAAACGAACGTTTTCACCCTTTCAGTGAAAGAGAATTTGAAGGGCTGGCTTGAAGATAAGCCTTACGTATCAGCTATTGTCTATATCAACCCGTCCCAAGCTGTTTTCGAGCTGCCTGGTATACACGCTGGGCGGGCATTGTTGAGTGATTGTATCCGGGCGGGATTGACCGTCACCCATTTCGAGCAGAAAACGGAGTCTCTTGAAGACGTCTATCTACAGGTGGTGCACGCATGA
- a CDS encoding cytosine permease, protein MKVERRTIEHIPNEERHGKAKDLFPVWFGANMHITTLVTGTIPVAMGLNLFWSVAAIICGTLLGAIFMASHSAQGPQLGIPQMIQSRAQFGVIGAILPLFLVMFIYLGFFASSTILAAGTLSSFVPIPGSWSIIGLSAVCFLLTIFGHDLIHKMQKILSWTSFAVFFAATILIFQLPIPAGSWIPGAVDLPVFLVAVSAVATWQLAYAPYVADYSRYLPVQTPASQTFWYSYAGTSVSSIWMMLLGALLTTALPDFTTNSGSQIVQLFGPFSFIMLIIVLFGQMAINVFNLYGAFMSTTTTLEPFLKLKVTPNVRIIMILGVTLVGTVLSLLGQSNFMELFLNFIFFISYFLIPWTAINLVDYYFVRHGNYQVKAMFDVNGPYGKVNWITTMAFVLSILLEIPFINTSFYIGPLAKMFGGGDIAWIVGLVVPSVLYYVLMKPRLKKQAGYQEKLSSL, encoded by the coding sequence TTGAAAGTAGAAAGGCGAACGATTGAACATATTCCAAATGAAGAAAGACATGGTAAAGCGAAAGATTTATTTCCCGTATGGTTCGGGGCTAATATGCATATCACCACGTTAGTGACTGGCACGATTCCCGTTGCAATGGGACTTAATCTGTTTTGGAGTGTTGCCGCTATTATTTGCGGAACCTTACTCGGTGCCATATTTATGGCGTCTCATTCCGCGCAAGGCCCTCAGCTTGGCATCCCGCAAATGATTCAAAGCCGTGCCCAATTCGGCGTCATCGGAGCGATTCTTCCCCTCTTCTTAGTCATGTTTATCTACCTTGGTTTCTTCGCAAGCAGCACGATTCTGGCGGCCGGAACCTTAAGCAGCTTTGTTCCCATCCCGGGATCATGGAGCATTATAGGCTTAAGCGCCGTATGTTTTTTACTCACCATTTTCGGCCATGATTTGATTCACAAAATGCAAAAAATCCTGTCTTGGACCTCTTTTGCTGTATTTTTTGCTGCAACGATTCTTATTTTTCAATTGCCGATCCCGGCAGGCAGCTGGATTCCCGGGGCGGTTGATCTGCCTGTTTTCTTAGTTGCGGTCAGCGCAGTCGCGACGTGGCAGCTGGCATACGCGCCGTATGTTGCCGATTATTCACGATATCTGCCAGTTCAAACACCGGCTTCTCAAACATTTTGGTACAGCTACGCAGGCACATCTGTCAGCTCCATCTGGATGATGCTGCTCGGCGCTTTACTGACGACGGCACTGCCTGACTTTACAACAAACTCAGGGAGCCAGATTGTCCAACTGTTCGGCCCTTTCTCGTTCATTATGCTGATCATTGTGTTATTCGGGCAAATGGCGATCAATGTCTTTAACCTGTATGGGGCTTTCATGTCCACAACCACAACGCTTGAGCCGTTTCTGAAGTTAAAAGTCACGCCCAACGTCAGAATCATCATGATCCTCGGTGTCACGCTTGTCGGTACAGTCTTAAGCCTGCTCGGACAAAGTAATTTTATGGAGCTGTTTTTGAATTTTATCTTTTTCATCAGTTATTTCTTAATTCCATGGACGGCAATCAATTTAGTCGATTACTACTTCGTCCGCCATGGAAACTATCAAGTCAAAGCCATGTTCGATGTAAACGGGCCATATGGAAAGGTCAATTGGATCACGACGATGGCGTTTGTTCTTTCCATCTTGCTAGAGATCCCGTTTATCAATACATCCTTTTACATCGGGCCGCTGGCCAAAATGTTTGGCGGCGGAGACATCGCATGGATTGTCGGCTTGGTCGTGCCTTCTGTTCTATATTATGTATTGATGAAACCGCGTCTGAAAAAACAAGCCGGTTATCAAGAAAAGCTGTCTTCCTTGTGA
- a CDS encoding YxlC family protein, with the protein MNKEKRSVQLKSELQKIDQCANPNIPSQKELLDQLAQMKAERRKSLLKEVMLFMFCALAMVSAAMLAFHQVPVVFVVLQVCALAVLPVLIAAEKKRYLGEREVKR; encoded by the coding sequence ATGAATAAAGAAAAGCGATCTGTTCAGTTAAAATCGGAATTGCAGAAAATCGACCAATGCGCCAACCCGAATATACCGAGTCAAAAAGAGTTGCTTGATCAATTGGCACAAATGAAAGCCGAACGAAGAAAAAGCCTGCTAAAAGAAGTGATGTTATTTATGTTCTGTGCGCTGGCGATGGTAAGCGCGGCGATGCTGGCATTTCATCAAGTTCCCGTTGTTTTTGTCGTGCTTCAGGTCTGTGCGCTGGCTGTCCTGCCGGTTTTGATTGCGGCCGAGAAAAAACGATACCTCGGCGAACGTGAGGTGAAGCGCTGA
- the yxlD gene encoding sigma Y negative regulator YxlD, protein MSQTEMIVAVAACLILLAQGIFLFIDAKKRDRLAWVWGIVGLIQAPMPLICYYFFVIRPDRKKRGIKK, encoded by the coding sequence ATGTCCCAAACAGAAATGATCGTAGCGGTGGCTGCTTGTCTCATCCTTTTGGCACAGGGAATCTTTTTATTCATTGATGCGAAAAAACGGGATCGTCTGGCATGGGTCTGGGGAATTGTCGGGTTAATTCAAGCGCCGATGCCTCTGATTTGCTATTACTTTTTTGTGATTAGGCCAGACCGGAAGAAAAGGGGGATAAAGAAATGA
- the sigY gene encoding RNA polymerase sigma factor SigY, whose protein sequence is MDTHEEQKLIQQAKEGNDEAFTALFHYHYSFLYKYLLKLSLHPDLSEELVQETFLKGYIHLKSFQGRSKFSTWLISIASRLYLDHQKKRKREWKRNQAVTEETIRKIKWDMSMKGSEWSETLDLFSRLDPKLRTPVLLRHYYSYTYAEIGLMLQIKEGTVKSRVHKGLQQIRKEWTDE, encoded by the coding sequence TTGGATACACATGAAGAACAGAAGCTGATTCAGCAGGCGAAAGAGGGGAACGACGAGGCGTTTACAGCCCTATTCCACTATCATTATTCTTTTTTATATAAATACTTGTTGAAGCTTTCCCTTCACCCTGATCTCAGTGAGGAACTTGTTCAGGAAACCTTTCTAAAAGGGTACATTCATTTAAAGAGCTTCCAAGGCCGTTCCAAATTCTCCACGTGGCTGATCTCTATTGCGTCGAGGCTCTACCTCGATCACCAGAAAAAGAGAAAGAGAGAATGGAAACGGAATCAGGCGGTTACAGAGGAAACAATACGCAAAATAAAGTGGGACATGTCAATGAAAGGATCTGAGTGGAGCGAGACGCTTGATCTCTTTTCCCGGCTTGACCCGAAGCTGCGCACGCCCGTTTTATTAAGGCACTATTACAGCTATACCTACGCCGAAATCGGGCTGATGCTGCAAATCAAGGAAGGCACGGTTAAGTCTAGGGTTCATAAAGGGCTCCAGCAAATCAGAAAGGAGTGGACTGATGAATAA
- a CDS encoding ABC transporter permease produces the protein MKVLMTLFQKEWLEGWKSGKLIWLPIAMMVVGLTQPLTIYYMPEIIAHGGNLPDGMKISFSMPSGPEVMVSTLSQFNTLGMALVIFSVMGSVANERSQGVTSLIMSRPVSAVQYILSKWLIQSVIGIASFAAGYGLAYYYVRLLFEDPSFSRFAGSLGLYALWIMFMVTAGLAGSTMFRSLGAAAASGIGLTAAVSFAASLFPEDAKWLPAALCKQAEHILLHGERADFFGWSLTCSSLCIVLLAMFSVWRFRRYESY, from the coding sequence ATGAAGGTGTTGATGACGCTATTTCAAAAAGAATGGCTCGAGGGGTGGAAAAGCGGCAAGCTGATTTGGCTGCCGATCGCGATGATGGTCGTGGGGCTGACACAGCCGCTGACCATATATTATATGCCGGAAATCATCGCACACGGGGGAAACCTTCCCGACGGCATGAAAATCAGTTTTTCAATGCCTTCCGGGCCTGAAGTAATGGTCAGCACGCTTTCTCAATTCAATACGCTTGGCATGGCTCTGGTCATCTTCAGCGTCATGGGCAGCGTGGCGAATGAAAGAAGTCAAGGCGTTACGTCGCTGATCATGTCGCGGCCTGTTTCGGCAGTACAGTATATCTTGAGCAAATGGCTTATCCAAAGCGTGATAGGCATCGCGTCGTTTGCCGCTGGATACGGGCTTGCCTATTATTACGTCCGGCTGCTGTTTGAGGACCCATCCTTCAGCCGCTTTGCCGGAAGCCTTGGCCTTTATGCTCTTTGGATCATGTTTATGGTGACTGCCGGCCTTGCCGGAAGCACGATGTTTCGGTCTCTCGGAGCAGCCGCGGCTTCCGGAATCGGGCTTACAGCTGCCGTTTCCTTTGCGGCTTCGCTATTTCCCGAAGATGCGAAGTGGCTTCCGGCTGCGCTTTGCAAGCAGGCGGAGCATATCCTTCTTCATGGAGAGCGGGCGGATTTCTTCGGATGGTCGCTTACATGTTCCTCTTTGTGCATCGTGCTTCTGGCCATGTTTTCAGTGTGGCGCTTCCGGCGGTATGAAAGCTATTAA